In Ochrobactrum sp. Marseille-Q0166, a single genomic region encodes these proteins:
- the rplO gene encoding 50S ribosomal protein L15 → MKLNDLRDKPGSVKARKRVGRGIGSGTGKTAGRGVKGQKSRSGVAINGFEGGQMPIYRRLPKRGFTNIFAKSFNVVSLGRVQAAIDAGKLDANAVVNLDSLKAAGVIRRALDGVRVLADGELTAKVAFDVAGASKAAIEKIEKAGGSVKLPEVAAE, encoded by the coding sequence ATGAAACTCAACGATCTGCGTGATAAGCCAGGTTCAGTAAAGGCGCGCAAGCGCGTCGGCCGTGGTATCGGCTCCGGCACCGGCAAGACCGCTGGCCGCGGCGTCAAGGGACAGAAGTCCCGTTCTGGCGTTGCGATCAATGGCTTCGAAGGCGGTCAGATGCCAATCTACCGTCGTTTGCCAAAGCGCGGCTTCACCAACATCTTCGCGAAGAGCTTCAACGTCGTGTCGCTCGGCCGCGTTCAGGCTGCGATTGACGCAGGTAAGCTGGATGCAAACGCTGTTGTGAACCTTGATTCGCTTAAGGCCGCTGGCGTGATTCGCCGCGCTCTTGACGGTGTTCGCGTTCTTGCTGACGGTGAATTGACTGCTAAGGTCGCTTTCGACGTCGCCGGTGCTTCCAAGGCTGCGATCGAAAAGATCGAAAAGGCTGGTGGTAGCGTAAAGCTTCCAGAAGTTGCAGCTGAATAA
- the secY gene encoding preprotein translocase subunit SecY: MASAAEQLVSNLNFSAFSKAEELKKRIWFTLGALLVYRFGTYIPLPGINPDALAQAFQQHSQGVLGLFNMFAGGAVGRMAIFALGIMPYISASIIVQLMTSVVPTLEALKKEGESGRKIINQYTRYGTVLLAIVQAYAISVGLQAGNGIVTNPGPMFLVSSVITLVGGTMFLMWLGEQITARGIGNGISLIIFAGIVANLPHAISGTLELGRTGALSTGLILGVIILAVALIAIIVFVERAQRRLLIQYPKRQVGNRMFQGDTSHLPLKLNTAGVIPPIFASSLLLLPATVAGFANTADMPAWGTTILNALGHGQPLYMLFYAALMAFFCFFYTAIVFNPKDTADQLKKHSGFIPGIRPGERTAEYIDYVLTRITVVGAIYIVLVCLLPEFLISATGVPFYLGGTSLLIVVSVTLDTVAQIQGHLVAHQYEGLIKKSKLRGGKRSK, encoded by the coding sequence ATGGCATCGGCTGCTGAACAGCTAGTTTCCAATCTTAATTTTTCGGCTTTCTCGAAAGCTGAAGAACTCAAGAAGCGCATTTGGTTTACACTAGGCGCTCTGCTTGTGTACCGTTTTGGTACCTATATCCCGCTACCCGGCATCAATCCTGATGCGCTTGCGCAGGCTTTCCAGCAGCATAGCCAGGGTGTGCTTGGACTCTTCAATATGTTTGCCGGTGGCGCTGTTGGTCGTATGGCCATTTTTGCGCTTGGCATCATGCCTTATATTTCCGCTTCCATTATCGTGCAGTTGATGACGTCGGTCGTTCCGACGCTTGAAGCGCTGAAGAAGGAAGGCGAATCTGGTCGAAAGATCATCAACCAGTACACGCGTTATGGTACGGTGCTTCTGGCGATCGTTCAGGCCTATGCAATTTCTGTAGGTTTGCAGGCAGGTAACGGTATTGTTACGAATCCTGGCCCGATGTTCCTCGTTTCGTCAGTCATCACGCTTGTTGGCGGTACGATGTTCCTGATGTGGCTGGGTGAACAGATTACGGCTCGCGGTATCGGTAATGGTATCTCGCTTATCATCTTTGCAGGTATTGTTGCTAACCTTCCGCATGCTATTTCCGGCACCCTTGAACTCGGACGCACGGGCGCTCTTTCCACCGGTCTGATCCTCGGTGTTATCATTCTGGCAGTGGCGCTGATAGCGATTATCGTTTTCGTCGAGCGGGCACAGCGTCGTCTTCTGATCCAGTATCCGAAGCGTCAGGTTGGCAACCGGATGTTCCAGGGCGATACTTCGCACCTGCCGCTGAAGCTCAATACCGCTGGTGTTATTCCGCCCATCTTCGCGTCTTCACTTCTGCTTTTGCCTGCAACTGTTGCTGGCTTTGCCAATACGGCTGATATGCCAGCATGGGGTACCACTATTCTCAATGCGCTCGGTCATGGACAGCCACTTTACATGCTCTTCTATGCTGCGCTTATGGCATTCTTCTGCTTCTTCTATACCGCAATTGTGTTCAATCCCAAGGACACTGCAGATCAGCTGAAGAAGCACTCCGGCTTTATTCCGGGCATTCGTCCTGGTGAGCGCACAGCCGAGTACATAGACTATGTGTTAACCCGTATCACGGTTGTCGGCGCTATCTATATCGTGCTTGTTTGTCTCCTGCCGGAATTCCTGATTTCCGCGACCGGTGTGCCGTTCTATCTTGGTGGGACTTCGCTATTGATCGTGGTCAGCGTTACGCTTGATACGGTTGCGCAAATTCAGGGACATCTTGTCGCTCATCAATATGAAGGGCTGATCAAGAAATCCAAACTCAGAGGTGGGAAACGTAGTAAATGA
- a CDS encoding adenylate kinase — translation MRLILLGPPGAGKGTQAGLLTKKHGIPQLSTGDMLRAAVAQQSEIGKRAKAVMDAGQLVSDEIVNQIVSERIDAPDCASGFILDGYPRTVPQAQALGEMLVGKGLKLDAVIELKVDENALVKRMESRVAETLAKGGQVRSDDNPEAFRKRLVEYREKTSPLSTYYAGTGELRVINGMAPVEEVTAEIERILVPA, via the coding sequence ATGAGACTGATACTTCTTGGGCCGCCCGGAGCAGGTAAGGGGACGCAGGCTGGACTTCTTACCAAGAAGCATGGAATACCTCAGCTTTCGACTGGCGATATGTTACGTGCCGCTGTCGCTCAGCAGAGTGAAATCGGGAAACGTGCCAAGGCCGTCATGGATGCCGGCCAGCTCGTTTCTGATGAAATCGTAAACCAGATCGTTTCGGAGCGTATTGATGCTCCCGATTGCGCAAGCGGTTTCATTCTGGACGGTTACCCGCGTACAGTGCCTCAGGCTCAAGCTCTCGGCGAAATGCTGGTTGGCAAGGGTCTCAAGCTTGATGCGGTCATCGAACTCAAGGTCGATGAGAATGCATTGGTCAAGCGGATGGAAAGCCGTGTGGCCGAAACGCTTGCCAAAGGTGGTCAGGTTCGTTCCGATGACAACCCGGAAGCATTTCGTAAACGTCTCGTTGAATATCGTGAGAAGACTTCGCCTCTTTCGACTTATTATGCCGGAACTGGTGAACTTCGTGTGATCAATGGTATGGCTCCAGTCGAAGAAGTTACTGCAGAAATCGAGAGGATTCTCGTTCCTGCATGA
- the rpsM gene encoding 30S ribosomal protein S13 translates to MARIAGVNIPTNKRVIIALQYIHGIGPKFARQIVTKVGISDDRRVNQLSDAEVLQIREAIDADYRVEGDLRREVSMNIKRLMDLGCYRGLRHRRSLPVRGQRTHTNARTRKGPAKAIAGKKK, encoded by the coding sequence GTGGCACGTATCGCTGGCGTCAACATCCCGACGAACAAGCGCGTTATCATTGCGCTTCAGTACATTCACGGGATTGGACCAAAATTTGCTCGTCAGATCGTAACGAAAGTCGGTATTTCCGACGATCGTCGCGTGAACCAGCTTTCGGATGCTGAAGTACTTCAGATCCGTGAAGCAATCGATGCTGATTACCGCGTAGAAGGTGATCTTCGTCGTGAAGTTTCCATGAACATCAAGCGTCTGATGGATCTGGGCTGCTATCGCGGTCTTCGTCATCGTCGTTCGCTGCCTGTTCGCGGTCAGCGCACGCATACCAATGCACGCACCCGTAAGGGTCCTGCAAAGGCTATCGCAGGTAAGAAGAAGTAA
- the rpsK gene encoding 30S ribosomal protein S11, whose product MAKEAQRIRRRERKNISSGVAHVNSTFNNTMITITDAQGNAIAWSSAGAQGFKGSRKSTPFAAQIAAEDCAKKAQEHGMRSLEVEVCGPGSGRESALRALQAAGFVITSIRDVTPIPHNGCRPRKKRRV is encoded by the coding sequence ATGGCTAAGGAAGCCCAGCGTATTCGCCGTCGCGAGCGCAAAAACATCTCGTCGGGCGTTGCCCACGTAAATTCGACGTTCAACAACACCATGATCACCATTACGGATGCACAGGGCAATGCGATTGCTTGGTCGTCTGCGGGTGCTCAGGGTTTCAAGGGTTCACGTAAGTCGACCCCGTTTGCCGCACAGATCGCTGCTGAAGATTGCGCCAAGAAGGCTCAGGAACATGGCATGCGCTCCCTCGAAGTCGAGGTTTGCGGACCGGGTTCTGGCCGTGAATCTGCGCTACGCGCCCTTCAGGCTGCTGGCTTTGTGATCACGTCGATCCGCGATGTTACGCCGATCCCGCACAACGGTTGCCGTCCACGCAAGAAGCGCCGGGTCTAA
- a CDS encoding DNA-directed RNA polymerase subunit alpha, giving the protein MIQKNWQELIKPNKVDFITNGSRTRATVVAEPLERGFGLTLGNALRRVLLSSLRGAAVTAVQIDGVLHEFSSIPGVREDTTDIVLNVKEIAIRMEGEGPKRMVVRKEGPGVVTAGDIQTVGDVEILNPDHVICTLDEGAEIRMEFTVNTGKGYVPADRNRAEDAPIGLIPVDSLYSPIRKVSYKIENTREGQVLDYDKLTLNIETNGSVSGEDAVAYAARILQDQLAVFVNFEEPQKEAPQEQVAELAFNPALLKKVDELELSVRSANCLKNDNIVYIGDLIQKTEAEMLRTPNFGRKSLNEIKEVLASMGLHLGMEIPAWPPENIEDLAKRYEDQY; this is encoded by the coding sequence ATGATCCAGAAAAACTGGCAGGAACTCATTAAGCCGAATAAGGTGGATTTCATCACCAACGGCTCCCGTACGCGTGCAACGGTTGTTGCCGAGCCGCTGGAACGCGGTTTTGGTCTGACACTCGGTAACGCTCTGCGTCGCGTGCTTCTGTCGTCGCTTCGTGGAGCAGCGGTTACTGCTGTTCAGATTGATGGCGTTCTGCACGAGTTCTCTTCTATTCCGGGTGTCCGTGAAGATACCACGGATATTGTTCTGAACGTCAAGGAAATCGCTATCCGTATGGAGGGCGAAGGCCCTAAGCGCATGGTTGTCCGCAAGGAAGGCCCGGGCGTTGTTACGGCTGGTGATATTCAGACTGTTGGCGATGTCGAGATCCTTAACCCTGATCACGTCATCTGCACGCTGGATGAAGGCGCTGAAATCCGCATGGAATTCACCGTTAACACCGGCAAGGGCTATGTGCCTGCCGACCGTAATCGCGCGGAAGACGCTCCAATCGGCCTTATTCCGGTTGACAGCCTCTATTCGCCGATCCGCAAAGTATCGTACAAGATTGAGAACACCCGTGAAGGTCAGGTTCTCGATTATGACAAGCTGACGCTCAACATCGAAACCAATGGTTCCGTGAGCGGTGAAGATGCAGTTGCTTATGCAGCACGCATTCTTCAGGACCAGCTGGCAGTCTTCGTTAACTTCGAAGAGCCACAGAAGGAAGCTCCGCAGGAACAGGTTGCGGAACTCGCTTTCAACCCGGCTCTGCTCAAGAAAGTTGACGAACTCGAATTGTCGGTACGTTCGGCAAACTGCCTGAAGAACGACAACATCGTCTATATCGGCGATCTGATCCAGAAGACGGAAGCCGAGATGCTGCGGACTCCGAATTTCGGCCGCAAGTCGCTCAACGAGATCAAGGAAGTTCTGGCGTCGATGGGGCTCCATCTTGGTATGGAAATTCCAGCCTGGCCGCCTGAAAACATCGAAGATCTCGCCAAGCGCTACGAAGACCAATATTAA
- the rplQ gene encoding 50S ribosomal protein L17 gives MRHGNGQRKLNRTASHRKAMFANMAASLIEHEQIVTTLPKAKEIRPIVEKLVTLGKRGDLHARRQAISAIRDVKLVAKLFDTLAARYATRNGGYIRIMKAGFRTGDNAPLAVVEFVERDVDAKGKADRARVEAEAAAEAAAA, from the coding sequence ATGCGCCACGGTAATGGACAGCGTAAGCTGAACCGCACTGCCTCGCATCGCAAGGCAATGTTCGCCAACATGGCGGCTTCGCTCATCGAGCACGAACAGATTGTGACCACCCTTCCTAAAGCTAAGGAAATTCGTCCAATCGTAGAAAAGCTTGTCACCCTCGGCAAGCGCGGTGACCTGCATGCACGTCGTCAGGCGATTTCTGCCATCCGCGACGTCAAGCTGGTTGCTAAGCTGTTCGACACGCTGGCTGCACGTTATGCAACCCGCAACGGTGGCTACATCCGCATCATGAAGGCAGGCTTCCGTACCGGTGATAATGCACCGCTCGCAGTTGTCGAATTCGTTGAGCGCGATGTTGATGCAAAGGGCAAGGCTGATCGCGCTCGCGTTGAAGCTGAAGCCGCTGCAGAAGCCGCCGCAGCGTAA
- a CDS encoding DegQ family serine endoprotease, with translation MNLRRFGSTGVVLACLSMVALPTLAQDNPAQVKGRLIPLSRADMQLSFAPLVKETAPAVVNVYAARQVQQRPSPFAGDPFFEQFFGDQVNRGRPRTEQSLGSGVIVDSSGIVVTNNHVIKDADEIKVALSDGRQLESKVLLRDETTDLAVLKIEAKEKFPTISLGNSDDVEVGDLVLAIGNPFAVGQTVTSGIVSAQSRTQVGVSDFDFFIQTDAAINPGNSGGGLIDMRGRLIGINTAIYSRSGGSVGIGFAIPSNMVRAVVDAALSGSTSFERPFIGATFQNITPDVAEGLGMDRSFGVLVTAVTKGGPAEQAGLKVGDVVLSVQDIRVDNIDVLGYRLSTAGIGNTVTLDIMRSGKESKMPVKLAKEPEAKPQQRQTIRGDNPFEGAVVEEITPAMASKMRLREGSRGVIVTDVIVNSQAAQLGLRQRDIIRGINGNPIRTISDLTTALNGGRGLAWRLEVERNGALIRQFVR, from the coding sequence ATGAATTTGCGGCGTTTTGGAAGCACAGGTGTCGTTCTTGCTTGTCTGAGCATGGTTGCATTGCCAACATTGGCTCAGGATAATCCTGCTCAGGTTAAGGGTAGGCTGATTCCTTTAAGTCGTGCTGATATGCAGCTTTCCTTTGCCCCGCTTGTAAAGGAAACAGCGCCTGCTGTCGTTAACGTCTACGCGGCGCGACAAGTACAGCAGCGTCCATCCCCCTTTGCCGGCGACCCATTCTTTGAACAGTTCTTCGGCGATCAGGTCAATCGTGGACGCCCACGTACTGAACAGTCGCTGGGTTCCGGTGTGATTGTCGATTCTTCCGGTATCGTTGTGACCAACAATCACGTCATCAAAGACGCGGACGAAATCAAGGTTGCGCTTTCTGATGGGCGGCAGCTTGAAAGCAAGGTTCTGCTGCGTGACGAGACTACAGATCTCGCCGTCCTCAAAATTGAAGCAAAAGAGAAATTTCCAACGATCTCGCTTGGTAATTCCGATGATGTTGAAGTCGGCGACCTCGTCCTCGCTATTGGTAATCCATTCGCAGTCGGGCAGACTGTCACGAGCGGTATCGTGTCAGCGCAGTCACGCACCCAAGTTGGCGTATCCGACTTTGACTTCTTCATTCAGACGGACGCTGCAATCAACCCTGGTAACTCCGGTGGTGGTCTGATTGACATGCGGGGCCGACTTATCGGCATCAATACAGCTATTTACTCCCGCTCAGGCGGCTCCGTGGGTATTGGTTTTGCAATCCCGTCCAACATGGTTCGTGCGGTCGTTGACGCAGCATTGAGCGGAAGCACGAGTTTTGAGCGCCCTTTCATCGGTGCGACTTTTCAGAATATTACGCCTGATGTTGCTGAAGGTCTCGGCATGGACCGTTCGTTTGGCGTACTGGTCACGGCTGTTACCAAGGGTGGACCGGCAGAGCAGGCGGGCCTGAAAGTGGGAGACGTTGTTCTTTCAGTACAGGATATTCGCGTGGATAATATCGACGTACTCGGTTACCGCCTTTCGACAGCAGGCATTGGTAATACAGTGACGCTCGATATCATGCGAAGTGGCAAGGAAAGCAAAATGCCGGTGAAACTGGCAAAAGAGCCGGAAGCGAAGCCACAACAAAGGCAGACAATTCGGGGAGACAATCCATTCGAGGGGGCCGTGGTTGAGGAAATTACTCCTGCAATGGCGTCCAAGATGAGGCTGCGAGAGGGATCTCGCGGGGTGATTGTGACGGATGTGATCGTTAATTCGCAGGCCGCACAACTTGGCTTACGTCAGCGTGACATTATCCGTGGTATTAACGGCAATCCCATCCGCACAATCAGCGATTTGACGACGGCGCTTAATGGCGGACGTGGCCTGGCATGGCGCCTTGAAGTTGAGCGCAACGGTGCATTAATTCGCCAGTTCGTACGCTGA
- a CDS encoding replication-associated recombination protein A: MSDLFSTAADPNADRNRPLADRLRPRHLAEVTGQEHLTGPEGVLTRMIASGSLGSMIFWGPPGTGKTTVARLLAGETELAFEQISAIFSGVADLKKVFESARLRRISGRQTLLFVDEIHRFNRAQQDSFLPVMEDGTVILIGATTENPSFELNAALLSRARVLTFHPHDTLSIATLLMRAEEQENRPLPLDDEARASLIRMADGDGRASLTLAEEVWRAARPGEIFNADKLQEVVQRRAPVYDKGQDGHYNLISALHKSVRGSDPDAALYYLCRMFDAGEHPLYIGRRLVRMAVEDIGLADPQALAICNAAKDAYDYLGSPEGELALAQACVYLATAPKSNAVYMAYKSAMRAAKENGSLLPPKHILNAPTKLMKNEGYGDGYAYDHDQPDAFSGQDYFPEAMGRKVFYDPPERGFEREIRKRLDYWSRLRTERQGRR, translated from the coding sequence ATGAGTGATCTATTTTCCACTGCGGCTGATCCCAACGCCGACCGTAACAGGCCGCTTGCTGACCGCCTTCGCCCGCGTCATCTTGCTGAAGTAACCGGACAGGAGCATCTTACGGGACCGGAGGGCGTGCTCACGCGGATGATCGCGTCTGGTTCACTTGGCTCGATGATTTTCTGGGGACCACCTGGTACGGGTAAGACAACGGTTGCCAGACTTCTCGCGGGAGAAACTGAACTTGCATTTGAGCAGATTTCTGCAATTTTTTCCGGTGTAGCTGATCTCAAGAAAGTATTTGAATCTGCGCGATTGCGCCGCATCTCGGGCCGTCAAACGCTGTTGTTTGTGGACGAAATTCATCGGTTTAACCGTGCGCAGCAGGATAGTTTTCTTCCTGTGATGGAAGATGGTACTGTTATTCTCATCGGGGCAACGACCGAAAACCCGTCCTTTGAACTCAACGCCGCTTTGCTTTCACGGGCACGGGTGCTGACTTTCCATCCGCATGACACGCTTAGTATTGCAACTCTCCTGATGCGTGCGGAAGAGCAGGAAAATCGTCCTTTACCGCTGGATGATGAAGCGCGAGCAAGCCTTATCCGCATGGCGGATGGCGATGGCCGCGCATCTTTAACACTCGCAGAAGAAGTATGGCGGGCAGCTCGGCCTGGTGAAATATTTAATGCTGATAAGTTGCAGGAAGTCGTTCAGCGTCGTGCTCCGGTTTATGACAAGGGGCAAGATGGCCATTACAATCTCATTTCAGCCCTGCATAAATCAGTGCGGGGCTCTGATCCAGATGCCGCGCTGTATTATCTTTGCCGGATGTTTGATGCCGGGGAACATCCGCTTTATATTGGTAGGCGACTTGTTCGCATGGCGGTTGAAGATATAGGCCTTGCTGATCCGCAGGCGCTGGCTATCTGTAATGCCGCCAAGGATGCTTATGATTATCTTGGCTCACCGGAGGGTGAGTTGGCTCTTGCGCAGGCTTGCGTTTATCTGGCGACAGCACCTAAATCCAATGCCGTTTATATGGCCTACAAGTCCGCCATGCGGGCTGCTAAGGAAAATGGCTCTTTGTTGCCACCAAAGCATATTCTTAATGCGCCAACCAAGCTCATGAAGAATGAGGGCTATGGCGACGGCTACGCCTATGATCATGACCAACCCGACGCTTTTTCCGGACAGGACTATTTCCCCGAAGCGATGGGTCGGAAGGTCTTCTACGATCCCCCAGAGCGTGGTTTTGAGCGGGAAATTCGCAAGCGGTTGGATTATTGGTCACGTTTACGCACGGAACGTCAGGGCAGGCGGTGA
- a CDS encoding OmpA family protein produces the protein MLKKLGIVFIGATFLAGCTSTDPYTGQEKMSNTAGGAAIGAAVGALGGLMVGGSSRAQRNAVLIGAGIGALGGGAIGNYMDRQESELRNQLQGTGVSVTRNGDQIILNMPSAITFDTDQDQVKSQFYPTLNSVAIVLRKFNQTLVDVYGFTDSTGSASYNQGLSQRRAASVASYLGSQGIDPRRFAVIGYGASQPVASNATPEGRALNRRVEIQISPLRGVQQ, from the coding sequence ATGTTGAAGAAACTCGGGATTGTATTTATCGGGGCCACATTTTTGGCGGGCTGCACTTCTACTGACCCATATACAGGCCAGGAGAAAATGTCGAACACTGCGGGCGGTGCGGCGATCGGCGCTGCGGTCGGTGCATTGGGCGGCCTCATGGTTGGTGGCTCGAGCCGCGCACAGCGTAATGCCGTGCTGATTGGTGCGGGTATCGGCGCGCTTGGCGGTGGGGCTATCGGTAATTACATGGACCGTCAGGAATCCGAGTTGCGCAATCAGTTGCAAGGCACAGGTGTCTCCGTCACCCGTAATGGTGATCAGATTATTCTGAATATGCCTTCGGCAATTACTTTTGACACTGATCAGGATCAGGTGAAGAGCCAGTTCTATCCAACACTGAATTCTGTCGCGATCGTGTTGCGTAAATTCAATCAGACACTGGTTGATGTTTATGGCTTTACCGACTCGACCGGCAGTGCAAGCTACAATCAGGGCCTGTCACAGCGTCGCGCTGCATCTGTTGCGAGTTATCTTGGTTCACAGGGCATTGACCCGCGTCGCTTTGCCGTCATTGGTTATGGCGCAAGTCAGCCGGTGGCTTCGAATGCAACGCCGGAAGGCCGTGCGCTGAACCGTCGTGTCGAGATTCAGATTTCTCCACTACGCGGTGTACAGCAGTAA
- the recA gene encoding recombinase RecA, whose protein sequence is MSQKSLRLVEDNSVDKTKALDAALSQIERAFGKGSIMRLGQNEVVDIETVPTGSLSLDIALGVGGLPKGRIVEIYGPESSGKTTLALHTIAEAQKKGGICAFVDAEHALDPVYARKLGVDLENLLISQPDTGEQALEITDTLVRSGAIDVLVVDSVAALTPRAEIEGEMGDSLPGLQARLMSQALRKLTASISRSNCMVIFINQIRMKIGVMFGSPETTTGGNALKFYASVRLDIRRIGSIKERDEVVGNQTRVKVVKNKLAPPFKQVEFDIMYGAGVSKTGELVDLGVKAGVVEKSGAWFSYNSQRLGQGRENAKQYLKDNPEVAREIETTLRQNAGLIAEQFLEDGGPEADDGPDAAEA, encoded by the coding sequence ATGTCTCAGAAATCATTGCGACTCGTTGAGGATAATTCAGTGGACAAGACTAAGGCACTCGATGCGGCGCTGTCGCAAATTGAACGTGCGTTCGGCAAGGGCTCGATCATGCGGCTCGGCCAGAACGAGGTCGTTGATATTGAGACGGTGCCAACCGGCTCGCTTTCTCTCGATATCGCATTGGGCGTCGGCGGTTTGCCCAAGGGACGTATCGTAGAAATCTATGGTCCGGAAAGCTCGGGTAAAACCACTCTCGCACTGCATACAATTGCAGAAGCGCAGAAAAAGGGTGGCATCTGCGCGTTTGTGGATGCAGAACACGCGCTTGATCCGGTCTATGCCCGCAAGCTTGGTGTTGACCTTGAAAACCTTCTGATTTCGCAGCCTGATACGGGTGAGCAGGCGCTCGAGATTACAGATACACTTGTGCGCTCAGGTGCTATCGATGTTCTGGTCGTCGACTCGGTTGCAGCTCTTACGCCGCGGGCTGAAATTGAAGGCGAAATGGGTGATTCTCTGCCGGGCCTTCAGGCGCGTCTGATGAGCCAGGCTCTGCGCAAGCTCACTGCATCGATTTCGCGCTCGAACTGCATGGTGATCTTTATCAATCAGATCCGCATGAAAATCGGCGTCATGTTCGGTTCTCCTGAAACAACGACTGGCGGGAATGCGCTGAAGTTTTACGCTTCGGTACGTCTGGATATTCGCCGCATCGGTTCCATCAAGGAGCGTGATGAAGTTGTTGGCAACCAGACCCGTGTAAAGGTTGTCAAAAACAAGCTTGCGCCTCCATTCAAGCAGGTCGAATTCGACATTATGTACGGCGCAGGTGTTTCCAAGACCGGCGAACTGGTTGACCTTGGCGTTAAGGCTGGTGTTGTCGAAAAGTCTGGCGCGTGGTTCTCCTATAATTCCCAGCGTCTGGGGCAGGGCCGTGAAAATGCCAAGCAGTACCTCAAGGATAATCCCGAAGTCGCTCGGGAAATTGAGACCACGCTTCGTCAGAATGCCGGACTGATTGCCGAGCAGTTTCTTGAAGATGGTGGTCCAGAAGCCGATGATGGTCCGGATGCGGCAGAAGCGTAA